The DNA region GTCCCACGGCACGTAGTCGTGCGGATTCCATTCCTTCGCGATGGACAGGTGCCGGTCGATGTTTTGACCGACGACCGGTTCCAGCTCGGTCAGCAGCTCGAGTTGAGTCAAATCTTTCGCCATGCAAAGCCCTCCGATGTCGGTGAGACCAACTTGCAGAACAATCGATCGCGCTCACACTAGTCCGTTGTCTCCGATGCCGATTCACGCGTCCGCGATTCCTGCCAGCATTCGATTCCGGATGCGTCCGCTATATCCGGGTTGTGCACATATACCGGATCATTCCCGGCCCGCCGCTGCCGCTGATAATCGTCGAGCAGCCGGAACGCGACAGCGCCCAGCGGAATGATCGCGGCGAGGTTGACCAGCGCCATCACCCCCATGAACACATCCGCGAGATTCCACACCAGCGTCAGCGAGCCCAGCGCCCCGCCGAAAACCGCCACCAGCACCAGTGCCGACAGCGACCGCTTGCCGGTGGCCACGATGGTGTTGGACTGCACCGCGTTGAAGACGAACCCGAAGGTCAAGGTGATGACCACCGCGAACAGCGCACCCATCCAGCGGCGGCCCAGCCCGCGCTCCATGTAGTAGGCGGGCCCGCCGCGGAAGGTGCCCGGCTCGCGGTCACGGACCTTGTAGAGCTGCGC from Nocardia tengchongensis includes:
- a CDS encoding alanine:cation symporter family protein, translated to MDALDSAIVHINDVFWTWLLIPIVIAAGLYFTWRSRIVQLSLLPEMFRSITERTEAGEDGKRPVSAFGAFTISAAARVGTGNIAGVAAAITLGGSGAVFWMWLMAIVGSASAFVESTLAQLYKVRDREPGTFRGGPAYYMERGLGRRWMGALFAVVITLTFGFVFNAVQSNTIVATGKRSLSALVLVAVFGGALGSLTLVWNLADVFMGVMALVNLAAIIPLGAVAFRLLDDYQRQRRAGNDPVYVHNPDIADASGIECWQESRTRESASETTD